One window of Oscillibacter hominis genomic DNA carries:
- a CDS encoding alpha/beta hydrolase, whose amino-acid sequence MNWSNDTLQSHQQAVARRLARLSRRESRYLLPVSEAGTGTLLYLHGGGFVSGDGAYMESVAGLLAGKLGRRVRCVDYRLAPEHPCPAALEDAEEACLALWQEGTAPEKTAFVGDSSGGGLALALCQRLRDSGLPLPAGWIALSPWVDLTRCSGRFDGFLSGEDLALWAGQYGGGRVLRSISPLFGGLAGLPPALLFAGGEELLRSDAERLCQGLVDAGGRCDLTVAPDKGHCYALAGGAQAKADFARMRAFLDEVLRDAVD is encoded by the coding sequence ATGAATTGGAGCAATGACACGCTGCAATCGCACCAGCAGGCGGTTGCCCGGCGGCTGGCGCGGCTGAGCCGGAGGGAATCACGGTATCTCCTGCCGGTCAGCGAGGCGGGGACGGGAACCCTGCTTTACCTCCACGGCGGCGGATTCGTGTCCGGGGATGGAGCCTATATGGAGTCGGTGGCCGGACTGCTGGCCGGCAAGTTAGGCCGGCGTGTACGCTGCGTGGACTACCGCCTGGCACCGGAGCATCCCTGTCCCGCTGCGCTGGAGGATGCGGAGGAGGCTTGTCTTGCGCTCTGGCAAGAGGGGACTGCGCCGGAGAAAACCGCATTTGTGGGCGATTCCTCCGGCGGTGGATTGGCCCTTGCCCTCTGCCAGCGGCTGCGGGACAGCGGACTTCCCCTGCCTGCGGGGTGGATTGCCCTGTCGCCCTGGGTGGACCTGACCCGCTGCTCCGGAAGGTTCGACGGATTTTTGTCCGGAGAGGACTTGGCGCTGTGGGCGGGTCAATATGGAGGCGGGCGGGTGCTGAGGAGCATTTCCCCCCTCTTCGGCGGCCTTGCCGGCCTGCCTCCCGCCCTGCTCTTTGCCGGCGGGGAGGAGCTGCTCCGCTCCGACGCCGAGCGGCTCTGCCAGGGGCTTGTAGACGCGGGCGGCCGGTGTGATCTCACGGTGGCTCCGGACAAGGGCCACTGCTATGCCCTCGCGGGAGGCGCCCAAGCGAAAGCGGATTTTGCGCGCATGCGGGCTTTTTTGGACGAAGTGCTCCGGGATGCCGTGGACTGA